A DNA window from Drosophila biarmipes strain raj3 chromosome 2R, RU_DBia_V1.1, whole genome shotgun sequence contains the following coding sequences:
- the LOC108030095 gene encoding uncharacterized protein LOC108030095 isoform X32 — protein sequence MDLSLERDSSALGSLFQQIINDMKNTSPLWEDFVAKAGKLHTCLRAAIQAIAAYLDAFQKIADAATNSRGASKEIGTALTRVCLRHKAVETRLKTFTSAIMDCLVQPLQDKIEDWKRTVATIDKDHAKEYKRCRSELKKRSSDTLRLQKKARKGQTDGLQSLMDSHMQDVTLRRAELEDVEKKSLRAAMVEERLRYCSFVHMLQPVVHEECEVMSELGHLQEAMQSIALVTKEPSVLPQASEELIHDAKASINLYPESPGGGSGSQGGGCSNSLGSRKSSVCSISSMNSSGSSNSPGHHHYPRSLSQTSNAANQTASVSTWPPHSQDVVDNLPPTADRPHTISTAYEKGHQRPPLTVYTFQNPETIHESGSCLNNGSGPPNGQPSSGQATPATQKSPAASLSRPPLPVRCSSLERPLSAQSNHRQGSGSNLLQRQCPSPIPAHITKELSAAHHAQQQQSQQPQTPPTYVNMSELATMAALKLTNQQQQQKPSPPPLQQQSSIDSTGSQHSNDSSGSHQLLQQQHHQQQQQHHSQPNHHSATATRSHSISSTASSLHSHPSIDSTVACGSLVGQPNHSTSTNTNTTSPSSGSSTPQNHYSPLLTNSPTSTAAGTPSGSSVGPGSALGFVYQVSSPTPPSSEVLKITEQTAAGQDQGSVNSGVEDADERSRASVLQKASMFEKAAAAAAVSPPAPNQSPAASSPASGGGGRRSEAEQQEMDSFQREIDEGKGKPVSSIISSSNNNNTTTSSNSSSDNNNLPATNSHIEPCAISNQTNSSGCGTDISDTTSDELAGDEMDARRQDRDRDMLGASDSELSRCYVSETSSLTGGLTAGGYENPTFAHFVANANREDVVSLDASDSVCLGQPRHAYVDTCSDSGSAVVVIYDHQIPNTPDIEFVKQNSEIVVLRTKDPQPQTLQLHEMRELQQLPANLAGSPDSSPDSSGGQAPATATVAPAKQRLSSFRATSEQQLQLLGRGSPQRGKATGEQAAQDQHFPAQAQPQQQQQQDSDGISQPVDPIRRQLPPKPTNLSIFNGPAPSVGDRPLVPRKSDFKADLDAKIRRQKQKVKQQLQQQQQQQQQSPQQQQAPQEPQHSPQSPPTRNCNVTNSPAANVTASASASASASAFTDQTHRMPIQSQTATFNHKQCKTPATMALSSPSSPSRGHLASALSSSSLSSLPLPATTSSPSNAPPSMLPASDHRPPAHPYVCSTAPANPHHANSFGNANASLKPCITPRPASLSGGGAGGGSTRIARRSSINQAKPPPPVRRSSSVTPSPNASVGLQHQQPQQQQHANLLQQNHQLSSSSEHLPPPPAFMLDAVPQMPSSALKVSETVRALAAMRHQPASPVSLRRMQQQQQQQQQQQLHQQHVQQQQQPLLQSVHHNPLNDDPTVYYDSYLDLHAYAQALANGQQMSQQQRLTHQQQQQQNHYLQQQQQNHYLQQQQLQHQPAQQPPVYQAPPPVDATFRTSSPAAGGGGGGIYAQPKLVNSMSSFRTSSPSPNGHAHPLPPTQPKTNPNLIAQLNARLSGKQQQPHQQQQQQQVEGIYGNQQAPGGESIYMRSGLSMSQPPQQQHYDGKSSNQMQQQQHRIYASFGTSSSAKSSAPVANSSTKQPSILTPTASFNALPHFPLSSSTSSLLSKVGSFSNSSSASASPPPTAAASGSANSHYQPPQPPTAAVAGSKDFAIYSSSFTKNPAAAQAPNMRQAHSHQQQQQQQHYTCPPPLEDPPPPPIYAAGASATMPKKMARPPTGQQNAHAAHPSAYAAATATLPKNMVQQQQRLQQQQHQQQQYQQPAGLGIGNGNGNGHLAQRPQLPLPQQKLRAAQQQHLAEQQQQHQQRQPPIPSRHSSVQQKIFVSTNPFIQTTAVKFHSPSASPTCGSPVTGSGSGSGSLASIYATTSRGGHHQQQQQHAHQQQLQHQQQQHYYRDVAGGNSNGGNAYYNHNAHAHSQAHHSNYATSTNIEKTGSIRAKTKAEFLENLNAKLAKQGMSGRAFAVRNLINSKALPDPRICHESLMDQIKRGATLKRNQKINDRSAPKIH from the exons AACACTTCGCCACTGTGGGAGGACTTTGTGGCTAAGGCCGGAAAACTGCACACATGCTTGAG GGCCGCCATCCAGGCAATCGCCGCCTATTTGGATGCCTTCCAAAAGATAGCCGATGCGGCGACCAATTCAAGAG GCGCCTCCAAGGAGATCGGCACTGCCCTGACCCGCGTCTGCCTGCGGCACAAGGCCGTGGAGACGCGTCTGAAGACCTTCACCAGCGCCATCATGGATTGCCTGGTGCAGCCGCTGCAGGACAAGATCGAGGACTGGAAGCGCACGGTGGCCACCATCGACAAGGACCATGCCAAAGAGTACAAGCGCTGTCGCAGCGAGCTGAAGAAGCGCTCCAGCGACACACTGCGCCTGCAGAAGAAGGCTCGCAAGGGGCAGACGGATGGGCTGCAGTCCCTGATGGACTCCCACATGCAGGATGTCACCCTGCGGCGGGCTGAGCTGGAGGATGTGGAGAAGAAGTCTTTGCGTGCGGCCATGGTGGAGGAGCGGCTGCGCTACTGCAGCTTTGTCCACATGCTGCAGCCGGTGGTGCACGAGGAGTGCGAGGTCATGTCCGAGCTGGGTCATCTTCAG GAGGCCATGCAGTCGATCGCCCTGGTCACGAAGGAGCCCAGTGTGCTACCCCAGGCCTCCGAGGAGCTCATCCACGATGCCAAGGCCAGCATTAATCTGTACCCAGAGTCGCCGGGCGGAGGTTCTGGGTCGCAGGGCGGTGGATGCTCCAACTCGCTGGGCTCTCGAAAGAGCTCCGTTTGCTCCATCAGCAGCATGAACAGCAGCGGCTCGAGCAACTCGCCGGGACACCACCACTATCCGCGCTCCCTGTCGCAG ACTTCGAATGCAGCGAATCAGACGGCAAGTGTATCCACCTGGCCCCCACATTCCCAGGACGTGGTGGACAACCTGCCACCGACCGCCGACCGTCCGCACACCATTTCGACGGCCTACGAGAAGGGTCACCAGCGTCCGCCGCTGACCGTCTACACGTTCCAGAACCCGGAGACCATTCACGAGTCGGGAAGCTGCCTGAACAACGGATCCGGGCCCCCCAATGGTCAGCCCTCGTCGGGACAGGCCACGCCGGCCACCCAGAAGTCTCCGGCTGCCTCACTTAGTCGGCCGCCCTTGCCAGTT CGCTGTTCCTCGCTGGAGCGACCGCTTTCGGCCCAGAGTAACCACCGCCAGGGAAGCGGGAGCAACCTGCTGCAGCGCCAGTGCCCCTCACCGATTCCGGCTCATATCACGAAAG AGCTGTCCGCAGCACACCatgcacagcagcagcaaagccAGCAGCCCCAGACGCCGCCCACCTATGTGAACATGTCCGAGCTGGCCACCATGGCGGCCTTGAAGCTGAccaaccagcagcagcagcagaagcccTCTCCACCGCCCCTGCAGCAGCAGAGCTCCATCGATTCGACCGGCTCCCAGCATTCCAACGACTCCTCCGGCTCGCATcagctcctccagcagcagcaccatcagcagcagcagcagcatcactCGCAGCCGAATCACCACTCAGCCACCGCCACACGCTCCCATTCCATATCCTCGACGGCCTCGTCACTGCACTCGCATCCGTCGATCGACTCCACCGTCGCTTGCGGCTCGTTGGTGGGCCAGCCCAACCACAGCACCAGCACCAACACGAACACCACCTCGCCGTCCAGTGGCAGCTCCACGCCACAGAACCATTACTCGCCCCTGCTAACCAACTCCCCCACGTCCACTGCCGCAGGTACTCCGAGCGGCAGCAGTGTAGGTCCCGGTTCCGCACTGGGATTTGTCTACCAGGTCAGCTCCCCGACGCCTCCATCCAGCGAGGTGCTGAAGATCACCGAGCAGACGGCAGCTGGGCAGGATCAGGGGTCGGTGAACAGCGGCGTAGAGGATGCAGATGAGCGGTCGCGGGCCTCTGTTCTGCAGAAGGCCTCCATGTTCGagaaggcagcagcagcggcagcggtcTCGCCCCCGGCTCCGAATCAGTCACCAGCAGCATCTTCTCCAGCTTCGGGGGGCGGAGGACGACGATCCGAGGCGGAGCAGCAGGAAATGG ACTCGTTCCAACGCGAGATCGATGAGGGCAAGGGCAAGCCGGTGAGCAGCAtaatcagcagcagcaacaacaacaatacgacgaccagcagcaacagcagcagcgacaacaacaacctGCCCGCCACCAACAGCCACATCGAGCCCTGCGCCATCAGCAATCAGACAAATTCGAGCGGCTGCGGCACGGACATATCGGACACCACCTCCGACGAACTGGCCGGCGACGAAATGGACGCCAGGCGGcaggatcgggatcgggacaTGCTGGGCGCCAGCGATTCGGAGCTGAGTCGCTGCTATGTGAGCGAGACGAGTTCGCTGACCGGTGGCCTAACGGCCGGCGGCTATGAGAATCCCACCTTTGCGCACTTTGTGGCCAATGCGAACCGGGAGGATGTCGTTTCGCTGGATGCCTCCGACAGCGTCTGTCTGGGCCAACCGCGCCACGCCTACGTGGACACGTGCAGCGACAGCGGCAGTGCCGTGGTGGTGATCTACGATCATCAGATACCCAACACCCCTGACATTGAGTTCGTGAAGCAGAACTCGGAGATCGTGGTGCTGCGGACGAAGGATCCGCAGCCGCAAACCCTGCAGCTGCACGAGATGCgcgagctgcagcagctgccggCCAATCTGGCCGGTTCGCCGGACTCCTCGCCGGACTCGTCTGGTGGCCAGGCACCGGCGACAGCAACTGTGGCGCCCGCCAAGCAGCGACTCTCCTCGTTTCGCGCCACCAgtgagcagcagctgcagctcctcGGACGCGGAAGTCCGCAAAGAGGTAAAGCAACCGGTGAGCAGGCGGCACAGGACCAGCATTTCCCAGCACAGGCCCaaccccagcagcagcagcagcaggataGTGATGGCATTAGCCAGCCAGTAGATCCCATAAGGCGGCAGCTGCCGCCCAAGCCCACCAACTTGAGCATTTTCAATGGGCCCGCGCCCAGTGTGGGAGATAGGCCCCTGGTGCCCCGAAAGTCGGACTTTAAGGCCGATCTAGACGCGAAAATACGCAGGCAAAAGCAGAAGGTTAAacagcagttgcagcagcaacagcagcagcagcaacaatcgccgcagcagcagcaagcaCCACAAGAACCGCAACACTCACCACAGTCGCCCCCAACCAGAAACTGTAATGTCACTAATAGCCCAGCCGCCAATGTTactgcatccgcatccgcatctgcatctgcatctgcattcACCGACCAAACTCATAGAATGCCAATCCAAAGTCAGACAGCCACATTCAATCACAAGCAATGCAAGACGCCCGCAACTATGGCCCTGTCATCGCCATCGTCACCATCTCGCGGCCATCTAGCATCCGCATTATCATCGTCATCGCTATCGTCATTACCATTACCAGCCACCACATCATCGCCATCAAATGCTCCGCCATCGATGTTGCCCGCCAGTGACCACCGACCACCCGCCCATCCATATGTGTGCTCCACTGCCCCAGCCAATCCCCATCATGCCAATAGCTTTGGCAATGCCAATGCCAGTCTCAAGCCGTGCATTACGCCCCGGCCGGCCTCGTTGTCGG gaggaggagcaggcggtGGCTCCACGCGCATCGCACGTCGTTCGTCCATCAACCAGGCCAAGCCACCGCCGCCAGTGAGACGCAGCTCGTCGGTGACCCCCAGTCCCAATGCCTCGGTCGGG CTGCAGCACCAGCaaccacaacagcaacagcacgcCAATCTGCTGCAGCAGAATCACCAGCTAAGCAGCTCCAGCGAGCACTTGCCACCGCCGCCGGCCTTCATGCTGGACGCCGTGCCCCAGATGCCCAGCTCAGCGCTGAAGGTGTCGGAGACGGTGAGAGCCCTGGCAGCCATGCGGCACCAGCCGGCATCGCCTGTGTCGCTCAGAcgcatgcagcagcagcagcagcaacagcagcagcaacagctacACCAGCAACacgtgcagcagcagcagcaaccccTCCTGCAG TCTGTGCACCACAATCCCCTGAACGATGACCCGACCGTCTACTACGACTCCTACTTGGACCTGCACGCCTATGCCCAGGCCCTGGCCAATGGCCAGCAGATGTCCCAGCAGCAACGCTTAacccaccagcagcagcagcagcaaaatcactatctgcagcagcagcagcaaaatcactatctgcagcagcagcagctgcaacatCAGCCAGCGCAACAACCGCCTGTTTATCAAGCGCCGCCGCCTGTCGATGCC ACGTTCCGCACTTCATCACCAGCCGCTGGCGGAGGGGGCGGCGGCATCTACGCCCAGCCCAAGCTGGTCAACAGCATGTCCAGCTTCCGCACCAGCAGCCCCAGTCCCAACGGACACGCTCACCCACTGCCACCGACACAGCCAAAGACGAATCCGAACCTAATTGCACAGCTCAATGCACGACTCAGCggcaagcagcagcagccgcaccagcagcagcagcagcagcaggtcgAGGGGATCTATGGCAACCAACAGGCGCCCGGAGGAGAGTCCATCTACATGCGCAGTGGCTTGTCCATGTCGCAGccgccacagcagcaacactatGACGGTAAATCATCAAAccaaatgcagcagcagcagcatagAATTTACGCTAGTTTCGGCACCTCATCATCAGCAAAGTCATCGGCCCCTGTGGCGAACAGCAGCACTAAACAACCGTCCATTCTAACACCGACCGCCTCTTTCAATGCATTGCCCCACTTCCCCCTGTCTTCATCCACATCATCGTTGCTATCCAAAGTAGGCTCATTCTCGAACTCttcatccgcatccgcatccccaCCGCCAACGGCAGCGGCCTCCGGCTCGGCCAACTCGCATTATCAGCCACCGCAGCCGCCGACAGCAGCAGTTGCTGGCAGCAAAGACTTTGCCATCTACTCAAGTTCGTTTACCAAAAATCCAGCAGCTGCGCAAGCGCCGAACATGCGACAGGCCCATtcccatcagcagcagcaacagcagcagcactacACCTGCCCGCCTCCACTGGAGGATCCCCCACCGCCGCCCATTTACGCCGCCGGCGCATCGGCCACGATGCCCAAGAAGATGGCCCGCCCGCCCACTGGCCAGCAGAATGCGCATGCGGCCCACCCGAGCGCCTATGCGGCAGCCACGGCCACGCTGCCCAAGAACatggtgcagcagcagcagcgcttgcagcaacagcaacaccagcagcagcaatatcAACAGCCGGCAGGCCTGGGCattggcaatggcaatggcaatggccaCTTGGCTCAGCGTCCGCAGTTGCCGCTGCCCCAGCAGAAGCTGCGGGctgcacagcagcaacacttggcggagcagcagcagcagcatcagcaacgCCAGCCGCCCATACCTTCACGCCACTCGAGTGTGCAGCAAAAGATATTCGTCTCGACAAACCCATTCATACAGACAACGGCCGTCAAGTTTCACTCGCCCTCTGCCTCGCCCACTTGCGGCTCGCCAGTAACTGGATCTGGGTCGGGATCTGGGTCCCTGGCCAGCATTTACGCCACAACCTCGCGCGGAggccaccaccagcagcagcagcaacatgctcaccagcagcaactgcagcatcagcagcagcagcactacTATCGCGATGTTGCTGGGGGCAACAGCAATGGCGGCAATGCCTACTATAACCACAATGCCCATGCCCATTCCCAGGCACAtcattcaa ACTATGCCACAAGCACAAATATCGAAAAGACTGGCAGTATTCGGGCCAAGACCAAGGCCGAGTTCCTCGAGAATCTCAACGCGAAGCTGGCGAAGCAGGGAATGTCTGGACGAGCATTTGCCGTGCGAAATCTCATTAACAGCAAGGCCCTG CCGGACCCTCGTATATGTCACGAGTCGCTAATGGATCAGATCAAGCGTGGAGCCACTTTAAAGCGTAACCAGAAGATCAACGACCGCAGCGCTCCCAAAATACATTGA
- the LOC108030095 gene encoding AF4/FMR2 family member lilli isoform X19 — MDLSLERDSSALGSLFQQIINDMKNTSPLWEDFVAKAGKLHTCLRAAIQAIAAYLDAFQKIADAATNSRGASKEIGTALTRVCLRHKAVETRLKTFTSAIMDCLVQPLQDKIEDWKRTVATIDKDHAKEYKRCRSELKKRSSDTLRLQKKARKGQTDGLQSLMDSHMQDVTLRRAELEDVEKKSLRAAMVEERLRYCSFVHMLQPVVHEECEVMSELGHLQEAMQSIALVTKEPSVLPQASEELIHDAKASINLYPESPGGGSGSQGGGCSNSLGSRKSSVCSISSMNSSGSSNSPGHHHYPRSLSQFVTPAIRLKPGESSDSGFCSSPALTTQTSNAANQTASVSTWPPHSQDVVDNLPPTADRPHTISTAYEKGHQRPPLTVYTFQNPETIHESGSCLNNGSGPPNGQPSSGQATPATQKSPAASLSRPPLPVKPAHVRCSSLERPLSAQSNHRQGSGSNLLQRQCPSPIPAHITKELSAAHHAQQQQSQQPQTPPTYVNMSELATMAALKLTNQQQQQKPSPPPLQQQSSIDSTGSQHSNDSSGSHQLLQQQHHQQQQQHHSQPNHHSATATRSHSISSTASSLHSHPSIDSTVACGSLVGQPNHSTSTNTNTTSPSSGSSTPQNHYSPLLTNSPTSTAAGTPSGSSVGPGSALGFVYQVSSPTPPSSEVLKITEQTAAGQDQGSVNSGVEDADERSRASVLQKASMFEKAAAAAAVSPPAPNQSPAASSPASGGGGRRSEAEQQEMDKSFEDSIQALNNLIGELDSFQREIDEGKGKPVSSIISSSNNNNTTTSSNSSSDNNNLPATNSHIEPCAISNQTNSSGCGTDISDTTSDELAGDEMDARRQDRDRDMLGASDSELSRCYVSETSSLTGGLTAGGYENPTFAHFVANANREDVVSLDASDSVCLGQPRHAYVDTCSDSGSAVVVIYDHQIPNTPDIEFVKQNSEIVVLRTKDPQPQTLQLHEMRELQQLPANLAGSPDSSPDSSGGQAPATATVAPAKQRLSSFRATSEQQLQLLGRGSPQRGKATGEQAAQDQHFPAQAQPQQQQQQDSDGISQPVDPIRRQLPPKPTNLSIFNGPAPSVGDRPLVPRKSDFKADLDAKIRRQKQKVKQQLQQQQQQQQQSPQQQQAPQEPQHSPQSPPTRNCNVTNSPAANVTASASASASASAFTDQTHRMPIQSQTATFNHKQCKTPATMALSSPSSPSRGHLASALSSSSLSSLPLPATTSSPSNAPPSMLPASDHRPPAHPYVCSTAPANPHHANSFGNANASLKPCITPRPASLSGGGAGGGSTRIARRSSINQAKPPPPVRRSSSVTPSPNASVGLQHQQPQQQQHANLLQQNHQLSSSSEHLPPPPAFMLDAVPQMPSSALKVSETVRALAAMRHQPASPVSLRRMQQQQQQQQQQQLHQQHVQQQQQPLLQSVHHNPLNDDPTVYYDSYLDLHAYAQALANGQQMSQQQRLTHQQQQQQNHYLQQQQQNHYLQQQQLQHQPAQQPPVYQAPPPVDATFRTSSPAAGGGGGGIYAQPKLVNSMSSFRTSSPSPNGHAHPLPPTQPKTNPNLIAQLNARLSGKQQQPHQQQQQQQVEGIYGNQQAPGGESIYMRSGLSMSQPPQQQHYDDYATSTNIEKTGSIRAKTKAEFLENLNAKLAKQGMSGRAFAVRNLINSKALPDPRICHESLMDQIKRGATLKRNQKINDRSAPKIH; from the exons AACACTTCGCCACTGTGGGAGGACTTTGTGGCTAAGGCCGGAAAACTGCACACATGCTTGAG GGCCGCCATCCAGGCAATCGCCGCCTATTTGGATGCCTTCCAAAAGATAGCCGATGCGGCGACCAATTCAAGAG GCGCCTCCAAGGAGATCGGCACTGCCCTGACCCGCGTCTGCCTGCGGCACAAGGCCGTGGAGACGCGTCTGAAGACCTTCACCAGCGCCATCATGGATTGCCTGGTGCAGCCGCTGCAGGACAAGATCGAGGACTGGAAGCGCACGGTGGCCACCATCGACAAGGACCATGCCAAAGAGTACAAGCGCTGTCGCAGCGAGCTGAAGAAGCGCTCCAGCGACACACTGCGCCTGCAGAAGAAGGCTCGCAAGGGGCAGACGGATGGGCTGCAGTCCCTGATGGACTCCCACATGCAGGATGTCACCCTGCGGCGGGCTGAGCTGGAGGATGTGGAGAAGAAGTCTTTGCGTGCGGCCATGGTGGAGGAGCGGCTGCGCTACTGCAGCTTTGTCCACATGCTGCAGCCGGTGGTGCACGAGGAGTGCGAGGTCATGTCCGAGCTGGGTCATCTTCAG GAGGCCATGCAGTCGATCGCCCTGGTCACGAAGGAGCCCAGTGTGCTACCCCAGGCCTCCGAGGAGCTCATCCACGATGCCAAGGCCAGCATTAATCTGTACCCAGAGTCGCCGGGCGGAGGTTCTGGGTCGCAGGGCGGTGGATGCTCCAACTCGCTGGGCTCTCGAAAGAGCTCCGTTTGCTCCATCAGCAGCATGAACAGCAGCGGCTCGAGCAACTCGCCGGGACACCACCACTATCCGCGCTCCCTGTCGCAG TTTGTAACGCCCGCAATTCGCTTGAAACCTGGTGAATCCAGTGATAGTGGCTTTTGCTCATCGCCAGCTCTAACAACACAg ACTTCGAATGCAGCGAATCAGACGGCAAGTGTATCCACCTGGCCCCCACATTCCCAGGACGTGGTGGACAACCTGCCACCGACCGCCGACCGTCCGCACACCATTTCGACGGCCTACGAGAAGGGTCACCAGCGTCCGCCGCTGACCGTCTACACGTTCCAGAACCCGGAGACCATTCACGAGTCGGGAAGCTGCCTGAACAACGGATCCGGGCCCCCCAATGGTCAGCCCTCGTCGGGACAGGCCACGCCGGCCACCCAGAAGTCTCCGGCTGCCTCACTTAGTCGGCCGCCCTTGCCAGTT AAGCCAGCCCACGTG CGCTGTTCCTCGCTGGAGCGACCGCTTTCGGCCCAGAGTAACCACCGCCAGGGAAGCGGGAGCAACCTGCTGCAGCGCCAGTGCCCCTCACCGATTCCGGCTCATATCACGAAAG AGCTGTCCGCAGCACACCatgcacagcagcagcaaagccAGCAGCCCCAGACGCCGCCCACCTATGTGAACATGTCCGAGCTGGCCACCATGGCGGCCTTGAAGCTGAccaaccagcagcagcagcagaagcccTCTCCACCGCCCCTGCAGCAGCAGAGCTCCATCGATTCGACCGGCTCCCAGCATTCCAACGACTCCTCCGGCTCGCATcagctcctccagcagcagcaccatcagcagcagcagcagcatcactCGCAGCCGAATCACCACTCAGCCACCGCCACACGCTCCCATTCCATATCCTCGACGGCCTCGTCACTGCACTCGCATCCGTCGATCGACTCCACCGTCGCTTGCGGCTCGTTGGTGGGCCAGCCCAACCACAGCACCAGCACCAACACGAACACCACCTCGCCGTCCAGTGGCAGCTCCACGCCACAGAACCATTACTCGCCCCTGCTAACCAACTCCCCCACGTCCACTGCCGCAGGTACTCCGAGCGGCAGCAGTGTAGGTCCCGGTTCCGCACTGGGATTTGTCTACCAGGTCAGCTCCCCGACGCCTCCATCCAGCGAGGTGCTGAAGATCACCGAGCAGACGGCAGCTGGGCAGGATCAGGGGTCGGTGAACAGCGGCGTAGAGGATGCAGATGAGCGGTCGCGGGCCTCTGTTCTGCAGAAGGCCTCCATGTTCGagaaggcagcagcagcggcagcggtcTCGCCCCCGGCTCCGAATCAGTCACCAGCAGCATCTTCTCCAGCTTCGGGGGGCGGAGGACGACGATCCGAGGCGGAGCAGCAGGAAATGG ACAAGTCTTTCGAAGATTCAATACAAGcactaaataatttaattggcgAACTAGACTCGTTCCAACGCGAGATCGATGAGGGCAAGGGCAAGCCGGTGAGCAGCAtaatcagcagcagcaacaacaacaatacgacgaccagcagcaacagcagcagcgacaacaacaacctGCCCGCCACCAACAGCCACATCGAGCCCTGCGCCATCAGCAATCAGACAAATTCGAGCGGCTGCGGCACGGACATATCGGACACCACCTCCGACGAACTGGCCGGCGACGAAATGGACGCCAGGCGGcaggatcgggatcgggacaTGCTGGGCGCCAGCGATTCGGAGCTGAGTCGCTGCTATGTGAGCGAGACGAGTTCGCTGACCGGTGGCCTAACGGCCGGCGGCTATGAGAATCCCACCTTTGCGCACTTTGTGGCCAATGCGAACCGGGAGGATGTCGTTTCGCTGGATGCCTCCGACAGCGTCTGTCTGGGCCAACCGCGCCACGCCTACGTGGACACGTGCAGCGACAGCGGCAGTGCCGTGGTGGTGATCTACGATCATCAGATACCCAACACCCCTGACATTGAGTTCGTGAAGCAGAACTCGGAGATCGTGGTGCTGCGGACGAAGGATCCGCAGCCGCAAACCCTGCAGCTGCACGAGATGCgcgagctgcagcagctgccggCCAATCTGGCCGGTTCGCCGGACTCCTCGCCGGACTCGTCTGGTGGCCAGGCACCGGCGACAGCAACTGTGGCGCCCGCCAAGCAGCGACTCTCCTCGTTTCGCGCCACCAgtgagcagcagctgcagctcctcGGACGCGGAAGTCCGCAAAGAGGTAAAGCAACCGGTGAGCAGGCGGCACAGGACCAGCATTTCCCAGCACAGGCCCaaccccagcagcagcagcagcaggataGTGATGGCATTAGCCAGCCAGTAGATCCCATAAGGCGGCAGCTGCCGCCCAAGCCCACCAACTTGAGCATTTTCAATGGGCCCGCGCCCAGTGTGGGAGATAGGCCCCTGGTGCCCCGAAAGTCGGACTTTAAGGCCGATCTAGACGCGAAAATACGCAGGCAAAAGCAGAAGGTTAAacagcagttgcagcagcaacagcagcagcagcaacaatcgccgcagcagcagcaagcaCCACAAGAACCGCAACACTCACCACAGTCGCCCCCAACCAGAAACTGTAATGTCACTAATAGCCCAGCCGCCAATGTTactgcatccgcatccgcatctgcatctgcatctgcattcACCGACCAAACTCATAGAATGCCAATCCAAAGTCAGACAGCCACATTCAATCACAAGCAATGCAAGACGCCCGCAACTATGGCCCTGTCATCGCCATCGTCACCATCTCGCGGCCATCTAGCATCCGCATTATCATCGTCATCGCTATCGTCATTACCATTACCAGCCACCACATCATCGCCATCAAATGCTCCGCCATCGATGTTGCCCGCCAGTGACCACCGACCACCCGCCCATCCATATGTGTGCTCCACTGCCCCAGCCAATCCCCATCATGCCAATAGCTTTGGCAATGCCAATGCCAGTCTCAAGCCGTGCATTACGCCCCGGCCGGCCTCGTTGTCGG gaggaggagcaggcggtGGCTCCACGCGCATCGCACGTCGTTCGTCCATCAACCAGGCCAAGCCACCGCCGCCAGTGAGACGCAGCTCGTCGGTGACCCCCAGTCCCAATGCCTCGGTCGGG CTGCAGCACCAGCaaccacaacagcaacagcacgcCAATCTGCTGCAGCAGAATCACCAGCTAAGCAGCTCCAGCGAGCACTTGCCACCGCCGCCGGCCTTCATGCTGGACGCCGTGCCCCAGATGCCCAGCTCAGCGCTGAAGGTGTCGGAGACGGTGAGAGCCCTGGCAGCCATGCGGCACCAGCCGGCATCGCCTGTGTCGCTCAGAcgcatgcagcagcagcagcagcaacagcagcagcaacagctacACCAGCAACacgtgcagcagcagcagcaaccccTCCTGCAG TCTGTGCACCACAATCCCCTGAACGATGACCCGACCGTCTACTACGACTCCTACTTGGACCTGCACGCCTATGCCCAGGCCCTGGCCAATGGCCAGCAGATGTCCCAGCAGCAACGCTTAacccaccagcagcagcagcagcaaaatcactatctgcagcagcagcagcaaaatcactatctgcagcagcagcagctgcaacatCAGCCAGCGCAACAACCGCCTGTTTATCAAGCGCCGCCGCCTGTCGATGCC ACGTTCCGCACTTCATCACCAGCCGCTGGCGGAGGGGGCGGCGGCATCTACGCCCAGCCCAAGCTGGTCAACAGCATGTCCAGCTTCCGCACCAGCAGCCCCAGTCCCAACGGACACGCTCACCCACTGCCACCGACACAGCCAAAGACGAATCCGAACCTAATTGCACAGCTCAATGCACGACTCAGCggcaagcagcagcagccgcaccagcagcagcagcagcagcaggtcgAGGGGATCTATGGCAACCAACAGGCGCCCGGAGGAGAGTCCATCTACATGCGCAGTGGCTTGTCCATGTCGCAGccgccacagcagcaacactatGACG ACTATGCCACAAGCACAAATATCGAAAAGACTGGCAGTATTCGGGCCAAGACCAAGGCCGAGTTCCTCGAGAATCTCAACGCGAAGCTGGCGAAGCAGGGAATGTCTGGACGAGCATTTGCCGTGCGAAATCTCATTAACAGCAAGGCCCTG CCGGACCCTCGTATATGTCACGAGTCGCTAATGGATCAGATCAAGCGTGGAGCCACTTTAAAGCGTAACCAGAAGATCAACGACCGCAGCGCTCCCAAAATACATTGA